The following proteins are encoded in a genomic region of Phalacrocorax carbo chromosome 2, bPhaCar2.1, whole genome shotgun sequence:
- the LRRC14 gene encoding leucine-rich repeat-containing protein 14 isoform X1 — MHSLVFLCARRLVSHRPAARRAMALLPAELYPVLFQAAFLDGRTLALRDLVGTWPFPVLSLQRLLGHRNRHRDRHPLLGEKPSKVCVQAVILAVVAHLRRALEEPCRGTSERRCRLRVLDMTGLQDDDTDRGPEGMSLWSGTVALAKACIEVSKHQSECLKRCSKRRKGPSGASAPPQPLGVEVRADLFVNGTSFGVLRDALRAGTAGPLRLKCRDFHAEELSVAGTVSLLESLEPAGLRRVDLRFNNLGLAGLCAVLPHLARFTDLLSLKLPYSNVDVRRLAPGTDAGLRCLAAQLGKLPCLKELNLDSSRLSGKLRQLLGDLQAPLESLELAFCSLLPGDFAFLSQSFHVSALRKLDLSGHDFSENLLQPLRLLLEETSASLLHLDLMECRLTDARLEALLPALCRCCRLRCLGLFGNPLSTPGLKVLLRKTVVLPDLRLVVYPYPVDCYGQEPPWPPSASARLFEDAVDEERFAAVSAELCRMLASSGRADAVWTASLSRHGALDYFAL; from the exons ATGCACTCCCTCGTCTTCCTCTGCGCCCGCCGGCTGGTGAGccaccgccccgccgcccgccgcgccaTGGCCCTCCTCCCCGCCGAGCTCTACCCCGTCCTCTTCCAAGCCGCCTTCCTGGACGGACGGACGCTGGCGTTGCGGGATCTGGTGGGGACGTGGCCCTTCCCCGTCCTCAGCCTCCAGCGGTTGTTGGGTCACCGGAACCGTCACCGCGATCGTCACCCGCTCCTCGGGGAGAAACCCAGCAAGGTGTGTGTCCAGGCCGTCATCCTGGCCGTCGTGGCACATCTCCGCCGGGCGCTGGAGGAGCCCTGCCGCGGCACCAG CGAGAGACGCTGCCGCCTGCGGGTGCTGGACATGACGGGTCTCCAGGACGATGACACCGACCGCGGCCCGGAGGGGATGAGCCTGTGGTCCGGCACGGTGGCGTTGGCCAAAGCCTGCATCGAGGTTTCCAAACACCAAAGCGAGTGCCTGAAACGCTGCTCAAAGCGGCGTAAAGGTCCCTCGGGCGCTTCGGCGCCGCCGCAACCCCTCGGCGTCGAGGTCCGCGCCGATCTCTTCGTCAACGGCACGTCCTTCGGCGTCCTGCGGGACGCCCTGCGCGCCGGCACCGCCGGCCCCCTGCGCCTCAAATGCCGGGATTTCCACGCCGAGGAGCTCTCCGTCGCCGGCACCGTCAGTTTGCTGGAGTCGCTGGAACCCGCCGGCTTGCGGCGGGTGGATCTGCGCTTCAACAACCTGGGCTTGGCCGGCCTCTGCGCCGTTTTGCCGCATCTCGCCAGATTCACCGATCTCCTCAGCCTCAAGCTGCCCTACAGCAACGTCGACGTGCGGCGGCTCGCGCCGGGGACGGATGCCGGCCTCCGGTGCCTCGCCGCGCAGCTGGGGAAGCTGCCCTGCCTCAAGGAGCTCAACTTGGATTCCTCCAGGCTTTCGGGGAAGCTGAGGCAACTTCTCGG CGACCTGCAGGCTCCCCTGGAAAGCCTGGAGCTGGCCttctgctccctccttcccGGCGACTTCGCTTTCCTTTCCCAAAGCTTCCACGTTTCGGCGCTGAGGAAATTGGACCTGAGCGGCCACGATTTCTCCGAAAACCTTCTCCAACCCCTCCGGCTTCTCCTGGAGGAGACCTCGGCCTCGCTCCTCCACCTGGACCTCATGGAATGCCGGCTGACAGACGCCCGGCTGGAGGCTCTGCTGCCGGCGCtctgccgctgctgccgcctcCGTTGCCTGGGGCTTTTCGGCAATCCCCTTTCCACGCCGGGACTCAAGGTCTTGTTACGGAAAACCGTGGTTCTCCCGGATTTACGCCTCGTCGTTTACCCTTACCCCGTGGATTGCTACGGCCAGGAGCCGCCCTGGCCGCCCTCCGCCTCCGCCCGGCTCTTCGAGGACGCCGTAGACGAGGAACGTTTCGCCGCCGTCAGCGCCGAGCTGTGCCGGATGCTGGCGAGCTCCGGCAGAGCCGATGCCGTCTGGACCGCCAGCCTCTCCCGGCACGGCGCCCTCGACTACTTCGCCTTGTAG
- the LRRC14 gene encoding leucine-rich repeat-containing protein 14 isoform X2 — MHSLVFLCARRLVSHRPAARRAMALLPAELYPVLFQAAFLDGRTLALRDLVGTWPFPVLSLQRLLGHRNRHRDRHPLLGEKPSKVCVQAVILAVVAHLRRALEEPCRGTSERRCRLRVLDMTGLQDDDTDRGPEGMSLWSGTVALAKACIEVSKHQSECLKRCSKRRKGPSGASAPPQPLGVEVRADLFVNGTSFGVLRDALRAGTAGPLRLKCRDFHAEELSVAGTVSLLESLEPAGLRRVDLRFNNLGLAGLCAVLPHLARFTDLLSLKLPYSNVDVRRLAPGTDAGLRCLAAQLGKLPCLKELNLDSSRLSGKLRQLLGFHVSALRKLDLSGHDFSENLLQPLRLLLEETSASLLHLDLMECRLTDARLEALLPALCRCCRLRCLGLFGNPLSTPGLKVLLRKTVVLPDLRLVVYPYPVDCYGQEPPWPPSASARLFEDAVDEERFAAVSAELCRMLASSGRADAVWTASLSRHGALDYFAL, encoded by the exons ATGCACTCCCTCGTCTTCCTCTGCGCCCGCCGGCTGGTGAGccaccgccccgccgcccgccgcgccaTGGCCCTCCTCCCCGCCGAGCTCTACCCCGTCCTCTTCCAAGCCGCCTTCCTGGACGGACGGACGCTGGCGTTGCGGGATCTGGTGGGGACGTGGCCCTTCCCCGTCCTCAGCCTCCAGCGGTTGTTGGGTCACCGGAACCGTCACCGCGATCGTCACCCGCTCCTCGGGGAGAAACCCAGCAAGGTGTGTGTCCAGGCCGTCATCCTGGCCGTCGTGGCACATCTCCGCCGGGCGCTGGAGGAGCCCTGCCGCGGCACCAG CGAGAGACGCTGCCGCCTGCGGGTGCTGGACATGACGGGTCTCCAGGACGATGACACCGACCGCGGCCCGGAGGGGATGAGCCTGTGGTCCGGCACGGTGGCGTTGGCCAAAGCCTGCATCGAGGTTTCCAAACACCAAAGCGAGTGCCTGAAACGCTGCTCAAAGCGGCGTAAAGGTCCCTCGGGCGCTTCGGCGCCGCCGCAACCCCTCGGCGTCGAGGTCCGCGCCGATCTCTTCGTCAACGGCACGTCCTTCGGCGTCCTGCGGGACGCCCTGCGCGCCGGCACCGCCGGCCCCCTGCGCCTCAAATGCCGGGATTTCCACGCCGAGGAGCTCTCCGTCGCCGGCACCGTCAGTTTGCTGGAGTCGCTGGAACCCGCCGGCTTGCGGCGGGTGGATCTGCGCTTCAACAACCTGGGCTTGGCCGGCCTCTGCGCCGTTTTGCCGCATCTCGCCAGATTCACCGATCTCCTCAGCCTCAAGCTGCCCTACAGCAACGTCGACGTGCGGCGGCTCGCGCCGGGGACGGATGCCGGCCTCCGGTGCCTCGCCGCGCAGCTGGGGAAGCTGCCCTGCCTCAAGGAGCTCAACTTGGATTCCTCCAGGCTTTCGGGGAAGCTGAGGCAACTTCTCGG CTTCCACGTTTCGGCGCTGAGGAAATTGGACCTGAGCGGCCACGATTTCTCCGAAAACCTTCTCCAACCCCTCCGGCTTCTCCTGGAGGAGACCTCGGCCTCGCTCCTCCACCTGGACCTCATGGAATGCCGGCTGACAGACGCCCGGCTGGAGGCTCTGCTGCCGGCGCtctgccgctgctgccgcctcCGTTGCCTGGGGCTTTTCGGCAATCCCCTTTCCACGCCGGGACTCAAGGTCTTGTTACGGAAAACCGTGGTTCTCCCGGATTTACGCCTCGTCGTTTACCCTTACCCCGTGGATTGCTACGGCCAGGAGCCGCCCTGGCCGCCCTCCGCCTCCGCCCGGCTCTTCGAGGACGCCGTAGACGAGGAACGTTTCGCCGCCGTCAGCGCCGAGCTGTGCCGGATGCTGGCGAGCTCCGGCAGAGCCGATGCCGTCTGGACCGCCAGCCTCTCCCGGCACGGCGCCCTCGACTACTTCGCCTTGTAG
- the C2H8orf82 gene encoding UPF0598 protein C8orf82 homolog has product MRLPPALRAGLRAGAGGAAGPGPGYRQGQRPEPRTREYFYYIDHQGQLFLDDTKVKNFITCFKDVGFLAFFFKQLEPNRSGRYEAEFPFLSPCGRERNFLRCDDRPIVFTQLLPGSGENHRLLSYCGGGERLAVPFQPELLVVLPENGRLYHPAPAKAGGVGLVRSALAFEWSPCFEYGRGPAQPPTHFIWEGRRYRLTEELLPLLRAGGTGCVVTA; this is encoded by the exons ATGCGGCTGCCGCCGGCGCTGCGGGCGGGgctgcgggccggggcgggcggggcggcggggcccgggcccggcTACCGGCAGGGGCAGCGCCCGGAGCCCCGCACCCGCGAGTACTTCTACTACATCGACCACCAGGGGCAG cttttcctGGACGACACCAAAGTCAAGAACTTCATCACCTGCTTCAAAG ACGTCGGGTTCCTCGCTTTCTTCTTCAAGCAGCTGGAACCGAACCGGAGCGGGCGTTACGAAGCCGAATTCCCTTTCCTTTCGCCTTGCGGTCGGGAACGGAATTTCCTCCGTTGCGACGATCGGCCCATCGTTTTCACCCAGCTCCTGCCGGGTTCCGGCGAAAACCACCGGCTCCTCTCCTActgcggcggcggcgagcgCCTGGCCGTGCCCTTCCAGCCGGAGCTTTTGGTGGTTTTACCGGAAAACGGGCGGCTTTATCACCCGGCGCCGGCGAAAGCGGGCGGCGTGGGGTTGGTACGTTCGGCTTTGGCGTTCGAGTGGAGCCCCTGTTTCGAGTACGGTCGGGGACCGGCGCAACCCCCGACACATTTTATCTGGGAAGGGCGGCGTTACCGGCTCACCGAGGAATTATTGCCGCTGCTTCGCgccggcggaacgggctgcgTCGTCACGGCGTGA